A genome region from Macaca nemestrina isolate mMacNem1 chromosome 15, mMacNem.hap1, whole genome shotgun sequence includes the following:
- the LOC105489808 gene encoding membrane protein MLC1 isoform X1 has translation MTQEPFREELAYDRMPTLERGRQDPASYAPDTKPSDLQLSKRLPPCFSPKTWVFSVLMGSCLLVTSGFSLYLGNVFPAEMDYLRCAAGSCIPSAIVSFTVSRRNANVIPNFQILFVSTFAVTTTCLIWFGCKLILNPSAININFNLILLLLLELLMAATVIMSARSSEEYCKKKKGSMSDGTNILGEVPFPARVLKSYSVVEVIAGISAVLGGIIALNVDDSVSGPHLSVTFFWILVACFPSAIASHVTAECPSKCLVEVLIAISSLTSPLLFTASGYLSFSVMRIVEMFKDYPPAIKPSYDVLLLLLLLVLLLQAGLNTGTAIQCVRFKVSARLQGASWDTQSGPQERLAGEVARSPLKEFDKEKAWRAVVVQMAQ, from the exons ATGACCCAGGAGCCATTCAGAGAGGAGCTGGCCTATGACCGGATGCCCACACTGGAGCGGGGCCGGCAAGACCCCGCCAGCTACGCACCAGACACGAAGCCGAGCGACCTGCAGCTGTCGAAGAGACTGCCCCCCTGCTTCAGCCCCAAGACGTGGGTCTTCTCCGTGCTGATGGGG AGCTGCCTCCTGGTGACCTCAGGGTTTTCGCTGTACCTGGGGAACGTGTTCCCTGCCGAGATGGATTACTTGCGCTGTGCTGCAGGCTCT TGCATCCCCTCGGCAATTGTGAGCTTCACTGTCTCCAGGAGGAATGCCAATGTG ATTCCCAACTTTCAGATATTGTTCGTTTCCACATTTGCTGTGACCACTACGTGTTTAATTTGGTTTGGATGCAAACTAATCCTGAACCCATCAGCAATAAAT ATCAACTTCAACCTTATCCTGCTGCTCCTGCTGGAGCTGCTCATGGCAGCCACGGTGATCATGTCTGCACGGTCCAGCGAGGAGTACTGCAAGAAAAAGAAG GGCTCCATGTCTGACGGCACCAACATTCTGGGCGAAGTACCATTTCCTGCTCGGGTCCTGAAATCTTATTCA GTCGTCGAGGTAATCGCAGGCATCTCTGCCGTCCTCGGGGGGATCATTGCCCTGAACGTGGATGACTCAGTCTCAGGCCCACACCTCTCAGTGACGTTCTTTTGGATCCTAGTGGCC TGCTTTCCAAGTGCCATTGCCAGTCACGTGACAGCAGAGTGTCCCAGCAAGTGTCTG GTGGAGGTGCTGATAGCCATAAGCAGCCTCACGTCTCCGCTGCTGTTCACAGCCTCTGGATATCTGTCATTCAGCGTCATGAGAATCGTGGAGATGTTTAAAGATTACCCGCCAGCCATAAAA CCATCCTACGacgtgctgctgctgctgctgctgctggtgctcCTGCTGCAGGCCGGCCTCAACACGGGCACCGCCATCCAGTGTGTGCGCTTCAAGGTCAGCGCAAGGCTGCAGGGCGCGTCCTGGGACACCCAGAGCGGCCCGCAGGAGCGCCTGGCTGGGGAG GTGGCCAGGAGCCCCCTGAAGGAGTTTGACAAGGAGAAAGCCTGGAGAGCCGTCGTGGTGCAGATGGCCCAGTGA
- the LOC105489808 gene encoding membrane protein MLC1 isoform X2, with protein sequence MTQEPFREELAYDRMPTLERGRQDPASYAPDTKPSDLQLSKRLPPCFSPKTWVFSVLMGSCLLVTSGFSLYLGNVFPAEMDYLRCAAGSIPNFQILFVSTFAVTTTCLIWFGCKLILNPSAININFNLILLLLLELLMAATVIMSARSSEEYCKKKKGSMSDGTNILGEVPFPARVLKSYSVVEVIAGISAVLGGIIALNVDDSVSGPHLSVTFFWILVACFPSAIASHVTAECPSKCLVEVLIAISSLTSPLLFTASGYLSFSVMRIVEMFKDYPPAIKPSYDVLLLLLLLVLLLQAGLNTGTAIQCVRFKVSARLQGASWDTQSGPQERLAGEVARSPLKEFDKEKAWRAVVVQMAQ encoded by the exons ATGACCCAGGAGCCATTCAGAGAGGAGCTGGCCTATGACCGGATGCCCACACTGGAGCGGGGCCGGCAAGACCCCGCCAGCTACGCACCAGACACGAAGCCGAGCGACCTGCAGCTGTCGAAGAGACTGCCCCCCTGCTTCAGCCCCAAGACGTGGGTCTTCTCCGTGCTGATGGGG AGCTGCCTCCTGGTGACCTCAGGGTTTTCGCTGTACCTGGGGAACGTGTTCCCTGCCGAGATGGATTACTTGCGCTGTGCTGCAGGCTCT ATTCCCAACTTTCAGATATTGTTCGTTTCCACATTTGCTGTGACCACTACGTGTTTAATTTGGTTTGGATGCAAACTAATCCTGAACCCATCAGCAATAAAT ATCAACTTCAACCTTATCCTGCTGCTCCTGCTGGAGCTGCTCATGGCAGCCACGGTGATCATGTCTGCACGGTCCAGCGAGGAGTACTGCAAGAAAAAGAAG GGCTCCATGTCTGACGGCACCAACATTCTGGGCGAAGTACCATTTCCTGCTCGGGTCCTGAAATCTTATTCA GTCGTCGAGGTAATCGCAGGCATCTCTGCCGTCCTCGGGGGGATCATTGCCCTGAACGTGGATGACTCAGTCTCAGGCCCACACCTCTCAGTGACGTTCTTTTGGATCCTAGTGGCC TGCTTTCCAAGTGCCATTGCCAGTCACGTGACAGCAGAGTGTCCCAGCAAGTGTCTG GTGGAGGTGCTGATAGCCATAAGCAGCCTCACGTCTCCGCTGCTGTTCACAGCCTCTGGATATCTGTCATTCAGCGTCATGAGAATCGTGGAGATGTTTAAAGATTACCCGCCAGCCATAAAA CCATCCTACGacgtgctgctgctgctgctgctgctggtgctcCTGCTGCAGGCCGGCCTCAACACGGGCACCGCCATCCAGTGTGTGCGCTTCAAGGTCAGCGCAAGGCTGCAGGGCGCGTCCTGGGACACCCAGAGCGGCCCGCAGGAGCGCCTGGCTGGGGAG GTGGCCAGGAGCCCCCTGAAGGAGTTTGACAAGGAGAAAGCCTGGAGAGCCGTCGTGGTGCAGATGGCCCAGTGA